One Acinetobacter colistiniresistens DNA segment encodes these proteins:
- a CDS encoding DUF1304 domain-containing protein has protein sequence MLGKILIALLGVLHVYILVLEMLLWDKPYGLKAFGNSLEKAQLTKVLAQNQGLYNGFLAAGLFWALLAPANYATAIANFFLGCVLIAGIYGGLTASKKIIYIQAIPALLALIVVNVF, from the coding sequence ATGTTAGGAAAGATACTGATTGCATTGCTTGGGGTATTACACGTATATATTTTGGTGCTGGAAATGTTGTTGTGGGATAAGCCCTATGGTTTAAAAGCCTTTGGCAATAGTCTGGAAAAAGCGCAGCTCACCAAGGTTCTGGCACAAAATCAGGGATTGTATAATGGCTTTCTGGCTGCTGGATTATTTTGGGCATTACTGGCGCCCGCAAACTATGCCACGGCAATTGCCAATTTCTTTTTAGGCTGTGTGCTGATCGCGGGTATATACGGTGGACTGACAGCAAGCAAAAAGATTATTTATATTCAGGCAATCCCTGCATTGCTGGCTTTAATTGTGGTGAATGTTTTTTAA
- a CDS encoding GGDEF domain-containing protein has translation MGRKLKSSKLRSEQISRRLFFCMIAIIFSIFYLSIPLIINSYQEYIKSEQTLTEITSLRALVKTANKLSRERAPSNKVMSSQADVLLKNQKELEEYRKSVDAQIDDTIDVLQQNGFKLIAHELETDLKVKLATARRIVDAYATTPQNKRTSKQYDHAILSMFRVWDESREFLTWLLVRSNSKNSSMSNYFTSILILTDMRDQAGRIASNIMAPVTFDEKIPDENRARALQTQHQAVYLWELIDTIQPEQSKTPEYVSLYRHVKTEFLDLGLPIIARLLDESKNNRAYFLSGTELTERMVGKFTPVMELQNYILDYSIAVADEQNKLAKRQFIFTLCISSLSLLIAIFTMIYAKRRVFSPLIHARNMILGLSGTSDVLPAHNKNKEEFFSLFEAIDKLKGMLKQRDTMELQLKKIANTDVLTGVANRLALDEYIQMLESQPESLSQTCVIAIDIDNFKFVNDQYGHIVGDQVISMIADQLKHNVRASDLIVRYDGDEFLVVIEHIQMGAAKVVAESIRAAILKETIVVPNVAASIHVSVSIGVAIGANSWLELLEKADQSLLKAKAKGKNIVQF, from the coding sequence ATGGGGCGTAAATTAAAAAGCTCAAAATTACGTTCTGAGCAGATTAGCCGTCGTCTCTTTTTTTGTATGATTGCCATTATCTTTTCAATTTTTTATCTCTCCATTCCTTTAATTATCAATAGCTATCAAGAATATATAAAATCGGAACAAACCCTGACAGAAATTACCAGCCTTCGGGCATTGGTCAAAACAGCGAATAAGCTTTCGAGAGAGCGGGCACCTTCAAATAAAGTGATGTCAAGCCAAGCAGATGTCTTATTGAAAAATCAAAAGGAATTAGAAGAATATCGAAAAAGTGTTGATGCGCAAATTGATGACACCATTGATGTGTTACAACAAAATGGTTTTAAGTTGATTGCTCATGAGTTGGAAACTGACTTAAAAGTTAAGTTAGCTACAGCGCGTCGTATTGTCGATGCTTATGCCACTACACCTCAGAATAAGCGTACTTCAAAACAATATGATCATGCGATTTTATCGATGTTTCGTGTTTGGGATGAAAGTCGTGAGTTTTTAACTTGGTTATTGGTGCGTTCAAATAGCAAGAACAGCAGCATGTCGAATTACTTTACCTCAATCTTGATACTGACCGATATGCGCGATCAGGCAGGACGGATTGCCTCGAATATTATGGCACCTGTGACGTTTGATGAGAAAATTCCAGATGAAAACCGAGCAAGAGCATTACAAACACAACATCAAGCTGTTTATCTTTGGGAGTTAATTGATACCATTCAGCCAGAACAGTCGAAAACGCCAGAATATGTAAGTTTATATCGACATGTGAAAACGGAGTTTTTAGATCTGGGATTGCCTATTATTGCGCGCTTACTTGATGAAAGTAAAAACAACAGAGCTTACTTTCTCTCGGGGACTGAACTGACTGAACGGATGGTGGGGAAGTTCACCCCAGTCATGGAGCTGCAAAATTATATTCTGGATTACAGTATTGCGGTGGCCGATGAGCAGAATAAGTTAGCCAAACGACAGTTTATTTTTACCTTGTGCATTTCAAGCTTATCTTTGCTGATCGCAATTTTCACTATGATCTATGCCAAGAGAAGAGTATTTAGTCCTTTGATTCATGCCCGTAATATGATTTTAGGCCTCTCGGGGACTTCGGATGTGCTTCCTGCACATAACAAGAATAAGGAAGAGTTTTTCTCGCTATTTGAAGCGATTGATAAATTAAAAGGCATGTTAAAGCAGCGTGATACGATGGAGTTGCAACTGAAGAAAATTGCCAATACCGATGTATTAACAGGCGTTGCTAACCGTTTGGCTCTGGATGAGTATATTCAAATGCTTGAATCCCAGCCTGAGTCATTGTCACAGACCTGTGTGATTGCCATTGATATTGATAATTTTAAGTTTGTGAATGATCAATATGGACATATTGTGGGAGATCAGGTGATTAGCATGATTGCTGATCAGCTGAAACATAATGTTCGCGCGTCGGATTTAATTGTGCGTTATGATGGCGATGAGTTTTTGGTGGTGATTGAACATATTCAAATGGGCGCTGCCAAAGTGGTCGCAGAAAGTATCCGCGCAGCTATTTTAAAAGAAACGATTGTCGTACCGAATGTAGCGGCATCGATTCATGTTTCGGTCAGTATCGGTGTCGCAATTGGGGCAAATAGCTGGTTAGAGTTATTAGAAAAAGCGGATCAGTCGTTGCTTAAAGCGAAGGCAAAAGGGAAGAATATTGTACAGTTTTGA
- the blaOXA gene encoding OXA-286 family carbapenem-hydrolyzing class D beta-lactamase → MSKKLKCLALLTPCILILPLTACQSVSQQKQQLSTQTNEQQQISSLFQSAQTKGVLVIYDGKKIQSYGNDLNRAEQRYIPASTFKILNALIGIQYHKTTPNEVFKWDGKKRTFSSWEKDLSLAEAMQASAVPVYQELARRIGLELMTHEVKRVGYGNKNIGTQVDNFWLVGPLQITPVEEVRFVYALGKQKLPFDQSTQQQVKGMLLADERQGTKIYAKSGWGMDVSPQVGWWTGWIEQPNGKTIAFSLNMQMSQPEHANARKVIVYQALQELGLLAN, encoded by the coding sequence ATGTCGAAAAAATTAAAATGTCTAGCGCTTCTTACACCCTGCATATTGATTCTTCCATTGACTGCTTGTCAAAGTGTTAGCCAGCAAAAGCAACAGCTTTCGACACAAACAAATGAACAGCAACAGATTTCAAGCTTATTTCAAAGTGCCCAAACCAAGGGAGTTTTGGTGATTTATGATGGCAAGAAAATTCAAAGTTATGGCAATGATCTTAATCGTGCAGAGCAGCGTTATATTCCTGCTTCGACCTTTAAAATCTTAAACGCCTTGATTGGCATACAGTATCATAAGACCACACCAAATGAAGTGTTTAAATGGGATGGTAAAAAGCGGACTTTCAGCAGCTGGGAAAAAGATTTAAGCCTAGCTGAAGCCATGCAGGCATCGGCTGTACCTGTCTATCAGGAGCTAGCACGACGGATTGGTCTAGAACTTATGACCCATGAGGTGAAGCGTGTGGGCTATGGCAATAAAAATATTGGCACCCAAGTCGATAATTTTTGGTTGGTCGGGCCTTTGCAAATTACACCTGTAGAAGAAGTTCGATTCGTTTATGCATTAGGAAAGCAAAAACTACCATTTGACCAGTCAACTCAACAACAAGTGAAAGGTATGTTATTGGCAGATGAGCGTCAGGGGACCAAGATTTATGCCAAGAGCGGTTGGGGCATGGACGTTAGCCCGCAGGTTGGATGGTGGACCGGCTGGATTGAACAGCCAAATGGCAAAACCATTGCATTTTCACTGAATATGCAAATGAGTCAGCCTGAGCATGCAAATGCGCGTAAAGTGATTGTTTATCAAGCATTGCAAGAATTGGGATTGTTAGCGAATTAA
- the omp33-36 gene encoding porin Omp33-36, producing MKKLGLATALVLAMTGAHAYQYEVQGQSEFIEAKALNDQDYTGAAKGTYYFKNVDASKGPLAEAAFLNQASNVSAAYSYAKLSGDEVQTIKNNSFGVKGEAYLPTPYVPAYVSAAYNHSQTKFEGEKDNGDRYSVELGAMVVPNFLVAVGYARVADQIALDSNKVLENGVFSAVADAATIGDKQDVVTARTKYVGNIDGTNMAVGFETGLVYGENQAYGLKTDLYVTPQLSVGASYAEANFSKNPTNDNFSPIKSAWGANVNYFITPAVAVGASYVNANAVHANVDTQTVGLNAKFRF from the coding sequence ATGAAAAAACTCGGTTTAGCCACTGCTCTAGTTTTAGCCATGACCGGCGCTCATGCATATCAATACGAAGTTCAAGGTCAATCTGAATTCATCGAAGCGAAAGCTTTAAATGATCAAGACTACACTGGTGCTGCTAAAGGTACTTACTACTTCAAAAATGTAGATGCTTCTAAAGGTCCTTTAGCTGAAGCTGCATTCTTAAACCAAGCTTCTAATGTTTCTGCTGCTTATAGCTATGCAAAATTAAGCGGTGATGAAGTACAAACGATTAAGAACAACTCATTTGGCGTGAAAGGTGAAGCTTACCTTCCAACTCCATATGTACCAGCTTATGTAAGCGCTGCATACAACCACTCTCAAACTAAGTTTGAAGGCGAAAAAGACAATGGCGACCGCTACTCTGTAGAACTTGGTGCGATGGTTGTACCTAACTTCTTGGTTGCTGTAGGTTATGCTCGCGTTGCTGACCAAATTGCTTTAGATTCTAACAAAGTTCTTGAAAATGGCGTATTCAGCGCTGTTGCTGATGCAGCGACTATTGGTGACAAACAAGACGTTGTTACTGCACGTACTAAATACGTTGGTAACATCGACGGTACAAACATGGCTGTAGGTTTTGAAACTGGCCTTGTATACGGCGAAAACCAAGCTTACGGTTTAAAAACTGATCTTTATGTAACACCACAGTTAAGCGTTGGTGCTTCTTATGCCGAAGCTAACTTCAGCAAGAACCCAACTAACGATAACTTCTCTCCAATCAAATCTGCTTGGGGTGCAAACGTAAACTACTTCATTACTCCAGCAGTAGCAGTTGGTGCTAGCTATGTAAATGCGAATGCAGTACATGCAAACGTAGATACGCAAACTGTTGGCTTAAACGCGAAGTTCCGTTTCTAA
- a CDS encoding DUF2939 domain-containing protein, with the protein MSKKLKISIVALLLLMMAYLFASPYLTIYQIRQALKNEDTTALAHYVDFPSVRQDLKDQFNAALLKKFPEDEQGREGSFAALGTLLASSMVDKMVDMMVSPQGVSMLLQGKKLKEGLPYSVHSQPVQAETQKQSSPQQVKYRSHYQSLNQFVVEIQQAEQRSKMNVIMQRQGLSWKVTQIQLPMQQLQ; encoded by the coding sequence ATGTCAAAAAAATTGAAAATCTCCATAGTTGCGCTGCTTTTGCTGATGATGGCTTATCTTTTTGCATCGCCTTATTTGACGATTTATCAAATCCGTCAAGCGTTGAAAAATGAGGACACGACCGCTTTAGCCCATTATGTGGACTTTCCAAGTGTACGCCAAGATCTTAAAGATCAATTCAATGCAGCCTTATTAAAAAAATTCCCAGAAGATGAACAAGGCCGTGAAGGGAGTTTTGCTGCACTAGGTACGTTGTTGGCTTCATCCATGGTGGATAAAATGGTCGATATGATGGTGAGCCCACAAGGGGTTTCGATGTTGTTGCAAGGCAAAAAGTTAAAAGAAGGTTTGCCTTACTCGGTACACTCGCAACCTGTGCAGGCTGAGACCCAGAAACAGTCATCACCACAACAGGTTAAATATCGAAGTCATTATCAGTCTTTGAACCAGTTTGTGGTGGAAATTCAACAGGCTGAACAGCGGTCGAAGATGAATGTGATCATGCAAAGACAGGGGTTGAGCTGGAAAGTCACACAAATCCAATTGCCTATGCAGCAATTGCAATAG
- the msuE gene encoding FMN reductase — MSNYNTPSTPLNIVAVSGGLNSPSKTESLVQAILDELSEAINIKVHFVKLSEIGPLLGGAIYRNQLPQRVQDDLAAVEAADALIVGTPVYRASFTGLFKHFFDFVEQTALVDVPVLLAASGGSDRHALVLEHQLRPLFSFFQAQTLPIGVYATDRDFTPEYTVKSEQLSDRVTLAVARALPILEWAPAKGQRAAAIKAKTEQANQNLGINKQIEQAEVLPSAAVPDLDAAESRLHPKSAKNLTHVA; from the coding sequence ATGTCGAATTACAATACTCCCTCAACCCCACTCAATATTGTTGCTGTATCTGGCGGTTTAAACAGTCCATCAAAAACAGAAAGTCTGGTTCAGGCGATTCTGGATGAGCTTTCAGAAGCAATTAATATCAAAGTACATTTTGTTAAACTCAGCGAAATTGGGCCTTTGCTCGGTGGCGCAATTTACCGCAATCAATTACCGCAACGGGTACAAGATGATCTTGCCGCGGTTGAAGCAGCAGATGCCCTGATTGTTGGCACCCCTGTTTATCGCGCATCTTTTACAGGTTTATTTAAACATTTCTTTGATTTTGTTGAACAGACAGCGTTGGTCGATGTCCCGGTATTACTGGCAGCCTCGGGTGGAAGTGACCGTCATGCACTCGTGTTAGAGCATCAATTACGCCCACTCTTTAGCTTCTTTCAGGCACAGACATTGCCAATTGGGGTCTATGCAACAGATCGTGATTTCACCCCTGAATACACCGTGAAAAGCGAGCAGTTATCCGATCGTGTCACCCTGGCAGTGGCACGTGCCTTACCGATACTGGAATGGGCGCCAGCCAAAGGACAGCGTGCCGCAGCCATTAAAGCCAAAACTGAACAAGCCAATCAGAATCTCGGGATTAATAAACAGATTGAGCAGGCAGAAGTACTCCCCTCTGCGGCAGTGCCTGATCTGGATGCAGCTGAGTCTCGCCTACATCCCAAGTCAGCCAAGAATTTAACCCACGTCGCATAA
- the uvrA gene encoding excinuclease ABC subunit UvrA: MSQSHIRIRGARTHNLKNVSLDIPRDKFVVITGLSGSGKSSLAFDTLYAEGQRRYVESLSAYARQFLSQMEKPEVDSIEGLSPAIAIEQKSTSHNPRSTVGTITEIYDYLRLLYARVGTPYCPEHDLPMVAQTISEMVDAVKSLEEGTALMLLAPVVRERKGEYTQLFEQLQGQGFVRARVDGEIIDIDTPPELDKKKKHTIEVVVDRFKVRDDLGNRIAESFETALRLGGDIAVLSWMNGEHPERVFSAKHSCPECDRAVAELEPRLFSFNNPFGACPVCDGLGTRSHFSADKLIPNPEVSISQGAIRGWDRQRPYYYTMLQKVADHFNIDLDQPWNQLDKDTQKKFLQGTGKEKIDLSYIDERGRKHSRVQAFEGILPHLERRYRETESNYVRDDLAQYLSNAACDACGGSRLNEISRHVRVKDKTIAQITKMSIGDAENYYQDLNLEGAKGEIADKIFKEIRERLHFLVSVGLNYLSLARSAETLSGGEAQRIRLASQIGAGLMGVMYVLDEPSIGLHQRDNDRLLQTLIRLRDLGNTVLVVEHDEDAIRAADHIIDIGPGAGIHGGAVIAEGTYDELANHADSLTGQYLSGKLKIEVPKQRTLSPRPDEVIKLSGASGHNLQNVDLTIPLGIMTCVTGVSGSGKSTLINRTLLPLAATQLNGATTLTAEKFDSIDGLQHLDKVVDIDQSPIGRTPRSNPATYTGLFTPIRELFAQTPEAKARGYSAGRFSFNVKGGRCEACEGDGMIKVAMHFLPDMYVPCDACHGKRYNRETLEVGYKGKNISDVLEMTVEDAAEFFNAIPVIHRRLDTLTQVGLGYIRLGQAATTLSGGEAQRVKLARELAKRDTGRTLYILDEPTTGLHFHDIAKLLDILYELRNKGNTIVVIEHNLDVIKTADWVIDLGPEGGSGGGQIIAEGTPEQIAEVAISHTGRFLKPMLKSV, translated from the coding sequence ATGAGTCAAAGTCATATCCGTATTCGAGGCGCACGTACCCATAATTTAAAAAATGTGTCACTCGATATTCCACGTGACAAGTTTGTGGTGATTACGGGACTTTCTGGCTCAGGTAAATCCTCCTTGGCCTTTGATACCCTATATGCCGAAGGTCAACGTCGCTATGTTGAATCGCTTTCGGCTTATGCCCGTCAATTCCTGTCACAAATGGAAAAACCGGAAGTAGACTCCATTGAAGGTTTATCGCCCGCGATTGCGATCGAGCAAAAATCAACCAGCCACAATCCTCGTTCAACCGTGGGCACCATTACCGAAATTTATGACTATTTACGGTTACTCTATGCACGTGTCGGTACGCCGTATTGCCCTGAACATGATCTCCCAATGGTGGCACAAACCATTTCAGAAATGGTCGATGCAGTAAAAAGCCTTGAAGAAGGTACAGCACTGATGTTGCTCGCCCCTGTGGTACGTGAGCGTAAAGGTGAATACACCCAACTGTTTGAACAGCTTCAGGGTCAGGGCTTTGTACGTGCCCGTGTCGATGGTGAAATCATTGATATTGATACCCCGCCTGAACTGGACAAAAAGAAAAAACATACCATTGAAGTGGTGGTGGATCGCTTTAAAGTGCGTGATGATCTGGGGAACCGTATCGCCGAATCCTTTGAAACCGCCTTGCGTCTAGGCGGCGATATTGCAGTGTTATCCTGGATGAATGGTGAACATCCTGAACGTGTGTTTTCAGCTAAACACTCTTGCCCAGAATGTGACCGCGCCGTAGCTGAACTCGAACCACGCCTGTTCTCCTTCAACAACCCATTTGGAGCCTGCCCTGTCTGTGATGGTTTGGGAACCCGTAGTCATTTCAGTGCGGATAAACTCATTCCAAATCCTGAGGTTTCGATCAGCCAAGGGGCGATTCGGGGTTGGGACAGACAGCGTCCGTATTACTACACCATGCTGCAAAAAGTGGCTGATCATTTCAATATTGACCTCGATCAACCATGGAATCAGCTGGATAAAGACACGCAAAAGAAGTTCTTACAAGGTACAGGCAAAGAGAAAATCGACCTCAGTTATATTGATGAACGTGGTCGTAAACACAGTCGGGTACAGGCATTTGAAGGAATTTTGCCGCATCTGGAACGTCGCTATCGTGAAACCGAATCGAATTATGTACGTGATGATTTGGCACAATATCTGTCGAATGCAGCCTGCGATGCCTGTGGTGGTTCACGTCTGAATGAAATTTCACGTCATGTTCGGGTCAAAGACAAGACCATTGCCCAAATTACCAAGATGTCGATAGGCGATGCTGAAAACTATTATCAAGACCTGAACCTAGAAGGGGCTAAAGGTGAAATTGCCGATAAAATCTTTAAAGAGATTCGTGAACGCTTACACTTTCTGGTCAGCGTTGGCCTAAATTATCTTAGCTTGGCACGTTCAGCGGAAACTCTTTCGGGGGGGGAAGCACAACGTATTCGTCTGGCATCACAGATCGGTGCAGGTCTCATGGGTGTGATGTATGTGTTGGATGAGCCGTCGATAGGTCTGCATCAACGTGATAATGACCGCTTGCTACAAACCCTGATTCGTTTACGTGATTTGGGTAATACCGTGCTGGTGGTTGAGCATGATGAAGATGCGATTCGTGCCGCTGACCATATTATTGATATCGGCCCCGGTGCAGGAATTCATGGTGGTGCTGTGATTGCTGAAGGTACCTACGATGAGTTGGCTAATCATGCCGACTCACTGACAGGTCAATATCTGTCAGGTAAGCTGAAAATTGAAGTACCGAAACAACGCACCCTGTCCCCTCGTCCAGATGAAGTGATCAAACTGTCTGGCGCCAGCGGGCATAACTTGCAGAATGTGGATTTGACCATCCCATTGGGCATCATGACCTGTGTCACAGGGGTTTCAGGTTCAGGTAAATCAACGCTGATTAACCGTACTTTATTACCTTTGGCTGCGACTCAACTGAATGGTGCGACGACCCTGACTGCGGAAAAGTTTGATTCAATTGATGGCTTACAGCATTTGGATAAAGTGGTTGATATTGACCAAAGCCCAATTGGACGTACCCCTCGTTCCAACCCTGCAACCTATACGGGTTTATTCACCCCGATTCGTGAGTTATTCGCGCAAACCCCTGAAGCCAAAGCGCGTGGATATAGTGCGGGCCGTTTCTCGTTTAACGTGAAAGGTGGCCGCTGTGAAGCCTGTGAAGGCGATGGCATGATTAAAGTGGCAATGCACTTCTTGCCAGATATGTATGTGCCTTGTGATGCCTGTCATGGCAAGCGTTATAACCGTGAAACCTTGGAAGTCGGCTATAAAGGCAAAAACATTTCTGATGTATTAGAAATGACCGTGGAAGATGCAGCGGAGTTCTTTAATGCGATTCCAGTGATTCATCGTCGTTTAGATACCTTGACCCAAGTGGGTCTGGGTTATATCCGTTTGGGTCAAGCGGCAACCACCCTTTCTGGTGGTGAAGCGCAACGGGTCAAACTGGCACGCGAGTTGGCCAAACGCGATACAGGCCGCACCTTATATATCTTGGATGAACCGACCACAGGTCTGCATTTCCATGACATTGCCAAGTTACTCGACATCCTGTATGAGCTACGCAATAAGGGCAATACCATTGTGGTGATTGAGCATAATCTGGATGTGATCAAGACTGCTGATTGGGTGATTGATCTAGGTCCTGAAGGCGGTTCTGGTGGTGGTCAAATCATTGCCGAAGGGACACCAGAGCAAATTGCTGAGGTTGCAATTTCACATACTGGTCGATTCTTGAAACCGATGTTGAAATCAGTTTAA
- a CDS encoding response regulator transcription factor: MNILIVDDHPLFRHALIQAVRYSLPQAQIQETADVDEFYARLEHGAEPDLVLLDLNLPGASGFSALVYVRAQYPAIPIIIVSAHEEVSIIQRAIAHGAMGYIPKSSHPSHIGEAIKHVLEGEIWLPPNLPSHASFDPRAADETALAERLQSLTPQQFRVLMMVAEGLLNKQIAYELEVSEATIKAHVTAIFRKLGVQNRTQAVLAISALNIEEKKM; this comes from the coding sequence ATGAATATTTTAATTGTAGACGACCATCCACTCTTTAGACATGCTTTGATTCAAGCGGTTCGTTATAGTTTGCCACAAGCGCAGATCCAGGAAACAGCCGATGTTGATGAGTTCTATGCGCGCTTAGAACATGGTGCAGAGCCTGATCTGGTCTTGCTGGATTTGAACCTTCCTGGCGCATCAGGTTTTTCTGCTTTGGTCTATGTACGCGCGCAATACCCTGCGATTCCGATTATTATTGTTTCAGCTCATGAGGAAGTTTCGATAATTCAACGTGCCATAGCACATGGGGCTATGGGCTATATTCCCAAATCGTCACATCCAAGTCATATAGGTGAGGCAATTAAACATGTCTTGGAGGGGGAGATTTGGTTACCGCCGAATTTACCAAGCCACGCCAGCTTTGATCCTCGTGCAGCAGATGAAACCGCTTTGGCCGAACGTTTACAATCGCTGACTCCACAGCAGTTCCGTGTATTGATGATGGTGGCGGAAGGCCTGCTGAATAAGCAAATAGCCTATGAACTAGAGGTATCTGAGGCAACCATTAAAGCACATGTAACTGCAATCTTCCGTAAATTGGGCGTACAGAACCGTACTCAGGCGGTTTTGGCGATCAGTGCATTGAATATCGAAGAGAAGAAGATGTAA